In Myxococcus stipitatus, the following are encoded in one genomic region:
- the mtgA gene encoding monofunctional biosynthetic peptidoglycan transglycosylase, whose product MSTLDGRPEQLSGAVAPRRKSWRLKVLLAGVVLLLGFGVYEYVTLPEAASLERENPKTTALMEQRAEEAREAGKKVRRRQHWVSLSAVSKNVVAAVLVSEDAGFYGHEGLDTTEVRRALEEAWEKGKLGRGASTITQQLAKNLWLSTDRSLFRKAKELVLARRLEDALTKKRILAVYLNVVEWGNGVYGVEAGAREHFGVSASQVTVAQGAILAAMLPAPRKRSPSSGSRALWKRAHWIVDQLESVGRISSAEASAARGDIDRLLGRTPAASAEASEEEGGDDT is encoded by the coding sequence ATGTCGACCCTGGATGGACGACCCGAGCAGCTGTCTGGCGCCGTGGCGCCGCGCCGCAAGTCGTGGCGCTTGAAGGTGCTGCTCGCGGGGGTGGTGCTGCTGCTCGGCTTCGGCGTGTACGAGTACGTCACGTTGCCGGAGGCCGCGTCGCTGGAGCGCGAGAATCCGAAGACGACGGCGCTCATGGAGCAGCGCGCCGAGGAGGCTCGCGAGGCGGGCAAGAAGGTGCGCCGCCGTCAGCACTGGGTCTCGCTGTCCGCCGTCTCGAAGAACGTGGTGGCCGCCGTGCTGGTATCCGAGGACGCGGGCTTCTACGGACACGAGGGGCTGGACACGACGGAGGTGCGCCGGGCGCTGGAGGAGGCGTGGGAGAAGGGGAAGCTGGGGCGAGGGGCCTCGACCATCACCCAGCAGCTCGCGAAGAACCTCTGGCTGTCCACGGACCGGAGCTTGTTCCGCAAGGCGAAGGAGCTGGTGCTCGCGCGGAGGTTGGAGGACGCGCTCACGAAGAAGCGCATCCTCGCGGTGTATCTCAACGTCGTCGAGTGGGGGAACGGCGTCTATGGCGTCGAAGCGGGGGCTCGCGAGCACTTCGGTGTGTCCGCGTCGCAGGTGACGGTCGCGCAAGGCGCCATCCTCGCCGCGATGTTGCCGGCGCCCCGGAAGCGCTCGCCGTCCTCGGGTTCACGCGCCTTGTGGAAGCGTGCCCACTGGATTGTGGACCAGCTCGAGTCGGTGGGCCGCATCTCCAGCGCCGAGGCCAGTGCCGCGCGAGGAGACATCGACCGGCTCCTGGGTCGCACTCCGGCCGCCAGCGCGGAAGCATCCGAAGAGGAGGGGGGCGACGACACGTAG
- a CDS encoding DUF2156 domain-containing protein, which produces MAAVGETGSDDERARALELLRRFGWNATSFQVLMPGFRYWFDPAGDAFVAYVDTGGAWVAAGAPITAEASLSRAVEGFRDAARRAGRRVCFFATEPRLTQRAPMKSLAIGEQPVWEPSRWDTVVRGSRSLREQLRRARSHGVVVREIHAEVLEDESHPTSQALERLKKRWLASRRMAPMGFLVRLSPDTFARERRAFAAEVKGEPVGFLLVSPVYARDGWFLQDLLRDPEAPNGTAEALVDAAMRAAAAEGRRYVTLGLAPLAGPVRPWLRLARACGRPLFDFEGLRAFKAKFRPDSWVPLYLAYPESQGGVLAMYDALRAFARGGLMRFGLATLLRRPRLLVHGLAVLLVPWTALLALPATARWFPSMRVQWGWVLFDVALAVGLFSLVRRWREGLATALVGLTAADACLTFVQAAAYNAPRARGPVDWLVITAAILAPATASGLLLRARDFRLPAR; this is translated from the coding sequence ATGGCCGCCGTGGGTGAGACAGGAAGTGACGACGAGCGGGCCCGTGCGTTGGAGTTGCTGCGCCGGTTCGGTTGGAACGCCACGTCCTTCCAGGTGTTGATGCCGGGCTTCCGTTATTGGTTCGACCCGGCGGGAGACGCCTTCGTCGCCTACGTGGACACGGGCGGAGCCTGGGTCGCGGCGGGTGCGCCCATCACCGCGGAGGCGTCCCTGTCTCGAGCGGTGGAGGGCTTCCGGGACGCGGCGCGCCGCGCGGGCAGGCGTGTGTGCTTCTTCGCCACGGAGCCTCGGTTGACGCAGCGGGCGCCAATGAAGTCGCTCGCCATCGGTGAGCAGCCGGTCTGGGAGCCCTCGCGTTGGGACACGGTGGTGCGTGGCAGCCGGAGCCTGCGAGAGCAGCTTCGCCGCGCGCGTTCGCACGGCGTGGTGGTGCGCGAGATTCACGCGGAGGTGCTGGAGGATGAGTCGCATCCCACGAGTCAGGCGCTGGAGCGGCTGAAGAAGCGTTGGCTCGCGTCGCGCCGCATGGCCCCCATGGGGTTCCTGGTGCGGTTGAGTCCTGACACCTTCGCGCGTGAGCGGCGAGCCTTCGCGGCGGAGGTGAAGGGCGAGCCCGTGGGCTTCCTGCTGGTGTCGCCCGTCTATGCGCGCGATGGCTGGTTCCTCCAGGACCTCTTGCGGGACCCCGAGGCACCCAATGGCACCGCGGAGGCGCTGGTGGACGCGGCCATGCGTGCGGCCGCGGCGGAGGGCCGGCGTTACGTGACGCTGGGGCTGGCGCCGCTGGCGGGGCCGGTGCGTCCATGGCTGCGATTGGCTCGCGCGTGCGGCAGGCCGCTGTTCGACTTCGAGGGTCTGCGCGCCTTCAAGGCGAAGTTCCGCCCGGACAGCTGGGTTCCCCTCTACCTCGCGTATCCCGAGTCCCAGGGCGGGGTGCTGGCCATGTACGACGCGCTTCGCGCCTTCGCGCGCGGCGGTTTGATGCGCTTCGGTCTGGCCACGTTGTTGAGGCGGCCCCGACTCCTGGTGCATGGGCTGGCGGTGTTGCTCGTGCCCTGGACGGCGCTGCTGGCCCTGCCCGCGACGGCGCGCTGGTTTCCTTCCATGCGGGTGCAGTGGGGCTGGGTGTTGTTCGACGTGGCGCTGGCGGTAGGGCTCTTCTCCCTGGTGCGGCGATGGCGGGAGGGGCTGGCCACCGCGCTGGTGGGACTCACCGCCGCGGATGCGTGTCTGACCTTCGTGCAGGCCGCGGCGTACAATGCGCCGCGGGCGCGAGGGCCGGTGGACTGGCTCGTCATCACCGCCGCCATCCTGGCACCCGCGACGGCTTCGGGGTTGCTGCTGCGCGCGAGGGACTTCCGGTTGCCCGCGCGTTAG